A single region of the Nocardioides ochotonae genome encodes:
- a CDS encoding nicotinamide mononucleotide transporter family protein: MLEWLLTGEIAVGGGYLSVPEVVGNVFGLGSALLGMRRLVWAWPVGLLGNILLFTVFVSGSLSNAVAEPLWGQAGRQVVFAAMSLYGWWCWRRTRGVVPGGVAVVPRWAGRTERLQLLLAAVVGYAVAYVALRELGSWGPATEAWILTGSLLATWGMARGWVEFWLLWVAVDVVGVTSLIRAGYYPTAGMYLFYGAFCVAGFISWWRIERSSRTTPVAPLADRVPEGVIT; encoded by the coding sequence ATGCTCGAGTGGCTGCTCACCGGTGAGATCGCGGTCGGCGGCGGCTACCTCTCCGTCCCCGAGGTCGTCGGCAACGTCTTCGGCCTGGGTAGCGCGCTGCTGGGCATGCGCCGCCTGGTCTGGGCCTGGCCGGTCGGCCTGCTCGGCAACATCCTGCTGTTCACCGTCTTCGTCAGCGGCTCGCTCAGCAACGCCGTCGCGGAGCCGCTGTGGGGCCAGGCCGGTCGCCAGGTGGTGTTCGCGGCGATGTCGCTCTACGGCTGGTGGTGCTGGCGCCGCACCCGCGGCGTGGTCCCGGGCGGCGTCGCCGTCGTACCCCGCTGGGCGGGGCGCACCGAGCGCCTCCAGCTGCTCCTCGCCGCCGTCGTCGGGTACGCCGTGGCGTACGTCGCGCTGCGCGAGCTCGGGTCGTGGGGTCCGGCCACCGAGGCCTGGATCCTCACCGGCTCACTGCTGGCGACCTGGGGCATGGCCCGCGGCTGGGTCGAGTTCTGGCTGCTCTGGGTCGCCGTCGACGTCGTCGGCGTCACCTCGCTGATCCGCGCCGGCTACTACCCGACCGCCGGCATGTACCTCTTCTACGGCGCCTTCTGCGTCGCCGGCTTCATCAGCTGGTGGCGCATCGAGCGCAGCTCTCGCACCACCCCGGTCGCACCCCTCGCCGACCGTGTCCCCGAAGGAGTCATCACATGA